The following nucleotide sequence is from Aspergillus nidulans FGSC A4 chromosome I.
TACTAAACCCAGGCAGGAACATGGAAGTGATCGTGCTCCCCGCGCAAGCGAGAGATGCGAGAGCAGGAAGGAGAAACGACTTCATGATCACTTGAATGCTGACTGAGGCTTAGGACGAGTGTCTTTAAAGCAGTCAACAAGAAAGATAACGTCCAGGCCCTATGATCAGGGGCAAATCCTTCTTAGATGCAAGCTGAGCTAAAACCCGGAAAAATACGGTCCGACCCAACTTGGCGGCTAGATCCGACTGTGTCTGTGAGAGCCTCCGTGGAGTCGGCGGTTAGCGAGCCCGAGACGTCTGAACGGCTATGGAGACGGCTAGAACAGAAAATCCACCATACGTCCTGTCTATCCTTTATCAGCGGCTGATCATCTTCAAAGGCCCGGGTGTCGTTGGACCCGCTTTAGATGACTAGGATACTGCAACTGGTTCAAAATACCGTCTGCCAATCTATATTTTCTGAAATTCAGCTACTGCTAAATTAGATTCCAGTGCTATGGTGCTATAATACGGCAATGCTGTGAAGCTGGCAGTTGTGGTCCTATCCCAAGCATATATATGACTAGATGATAATAACGTATCATGCGGCGCGACTCGATATAAAATACCAAAATCTGTTGCTTCTGTTATACCTGTGAAGGCATTCAGAGATAATCTAAAGCCGCTAAAGAAGGTACCTTCAGAAATGTTGCACAATAAGATACATGGTAACATAGGCAGACTTGCAGGAAGAGTTACCAAGCCATATACGTTTTTTGGTGATAGGgttgtcaacccgcaccgcaacccgcagcggtgCAGTGAGGGTTGCAAAACTGgcagtccgcgcgggttgCGGGTTCTACTGTAATAAGGGAACGCGTGCGGGTTTGCGGGCCACCGCGCGGGTagaaaaatacataaaaatatataataattCATAAAAATACACAGAATTGCATAAAAAACATAAATATGTATAATACTGTGAAAATTATGAAAATTATGTActtttatgtattttttaAACCTGCGCGGTGGCCCGCAGATCTAGTAGTACAGGTTGCGGTGCGGCGCTGGTTACTTATCtagaacccgcaaacccgcgCGGGGAGATTTCCCCTGCgggttgtacccaacccgcaccaAGTGCACCTATTTGTTGATTTTGTGTTTGGGACATTTTTGCCGTTGAGGGAAGAGGGATGAGCAGATAGATGAGCTGTGGAGAGAAGGGCTGTTTATGGAGATAGTAAAAGGGTGGGGAGCTAGTTTAATAATCGTTGGTAATGGTTTGAACTCAGCTTGTCACCCGATTCGAGTTTCAAGAAGACGCGCAATTACAACATGAGATTAACCAGTCCTTATTTGACACCCCATGCTACCCTCTAACTAAAGCCTATCCAGACGCGAAgatcctcaatctctcttcaCTCCCATTCCAGAGCTGCGAATCCCCACCGTAGGCGTAAGAGTCGCTGTTCTGCCAGAAGGAATAATAGTCCCAGCTTGCAGGCAAGGTGCCAGGTGTGCTTGCCCATCGCGCCAAAACAAGCGGATACTCGCCGAAGCCGTCGTTATTCCCCGTGCACTCCTGCCACCAACTTGTCGTCGTATAGATCATGGGGTACCGACCAGTCGCAGACTTGTACGTTTCGCCGAAATCGCTGATCCAGGAGACCATAGCCGTAGCAGAGAGCCCGTAACATCCGGCCTCAAGATCCAGCATGCCGGGTAGTGTGATTCCATCGCCCGACCACCCGCCCCCATGCGCCAGGAAATATTTGGCCTGCGCGGATCCGGAACTGGAGTCAGGGTGCGCGAAGTGGTACCCGCCGCGGATTAGGCCAGCTGAGGTCGCGCCAGGGTAGTGGGTGTTGAAAAGGGGGTCGATGAAGCTTGTTCCTTCGGTGGCCTGTAAAATTTTGTTAGGGACGGGTGAGGCCAAGCAAGTGCGACTACAGAAGCGAGAGAACCTTGATCATGACGAACCGTGCTCCAGAGGCATAGGCACCCTTGTAGTCAACGGTTGGCTGCCAGTTGGAGATGTCGAAACCTTGCACGGCGGCGTAGGCGAGGCcggggagggcgaggagggagatgCCTTTCATTTTGCCTGTAACAGGGAGTCTGTGTAGAATCAGAAGCAGTCGTATCTGGTGCTTGGTCCTACTTATTCGGTGGATATGAGGAGCTTTTTATAGTTTAGAGCCTGAGCCCAACTCAAATCTCCGGGGACTCTCTTCCAGAACATTGCTCTGTAAGCGAAGCGAAGCAGCATACAGAGTAGAATCTTTGCCGATCATGATTATTTTTGGAAAGGGGGCCACAACTTTCATCACAACAGCCTGTCAGAACAGCCGAACTACTCTGCATTGCTAGTGCTTAGGTTACATCCTTGCGGAGTTAGATGCAAGGACAATGCGAGCTCATATATGTGCGGAGCACTTAATGTGCGTAGCGATATATTATTGGGTAATGATTTTCAACAATAGCAATAGTGGGCCTGTTCAGGCTAGCCCTCGTATTCTGAGGAGTTAGCGGCAGCAACCGCACTATATAGACAGGAAGGATCCCCACAAACACGAAGGTGTTACGCCGCTATAATTCGCAAATGCAGCATATTTGCTTGTTATTTGTGCAATGCAGACAATGCATGAGAAAACTACTTTCTGCATTGTACTGAATAGTCTCATCAATGCACAGTCATGTGAAGAGACACCAAGAAGCTAAGTTCGTATTTGGAGAACAGTGTAGCCGACAGTGAACCTCGTGGAATAGCCCTCAAAGAAGATAGTGAGCTCTCCTCTAGTGCCTGTTATACTTCTCTGCTGGACATATAGTGTGTGTCATGACTCAGTGCCAGTGCTAGGTGACATTTCCACGCCGCATCATAGGCAAGACTCACCTCTCTGGTCAGGACATGCAATATGTCAGGAATCTGCGCCTTCTCGCTGGCCCCTTCCGTCCATGATCTAGGTGTATGATAAGCAAGGAAGTTGGTGTCATGCAGTTTGTTCATGCTGACTTAAGAGTTTCACCGGTGGTCGTTCACTAAAGGAACGCGGACACCAGCGACGAATCGGCGGCATTGCAAAGAGAATACAAGCTGCCAGCGCTGATGGCTCTATAAGAGTGTTCCTGACAATCATATAACTAGGATCTTCACGATTCTTCAGTACGAATCTAAGCCTTCTAGTGGTCGATCTTCAGACACATGCTGATATATTATAGTCGAGACGACTAATACCAGATAAAGACCAGACACCTAAAAAATGCCAGATAACCACCAGGCTTCGTGATATAAATACAGCTTAGTACATAAAACAGCTAGAATCTTCTTAGCTTGTGATAACTTTCGTCTGATCAGCAATGGAATTTGTTTTTTGTCAGTCGCCGATGTTTGAAGCGATGGGTTACTGAGGTAGCCATCTCTGATCTAATTACTGTAAGTGGGTGGCACAAGAGCTTATGGCTAGTAGAGGGTTATGGTTAGATCAAATAAGTAGGTGGTCAGCGAAATATGAAGCAAGTGAGCTGGAGGTGGGAATCTCAGCCTGTCTTTTGTGCCCTTGCTTTAACTCACCTGTCACGCGTCAGTAAGGCAATTTTCAAGGAAATGTGTCAAGGCAAGGTTACTTCCATTGGACCAAAAAGGGCACAATGATCAGATCTCATGGCCTGACCTTCCTGGATCGCACCTATGTAGCTAGCTTGCTTAAGACAGTAGTAATCAATCGCTGTATTGTTGAACTCAATTGAGCCGAGGCCATCTAGGTTTCTTTGACACTCTTGTACTCCTCGAAAGTTTCCTCTTATTTCTGGGGAGCATACTTGAGGTTCTCGAGTGATGATAGCATATATTATATTAGGCGTATTGAATCTTCTAAAGGATGCTCTTGCTGTTTCAACTGCTGCTTGCATGTTGATCTGGGTTGTTATCTGCCTCGCAATGCAATCCTGAATGGAGAACCCCAAATCGCTCTGCTTATGAGCCTATCGCAGCGAGACCCACAAATTAAGGATATGAGGATGTAACTCTGTCTGAAAGTTCTGTGCTAAGAAAGCCCACAACAACCGCCCAACATAATACGAAACCCGCTGTTTGTTACGATAGTTGAGAAAAGGCCAATAATAGGCCCAACAGAGCAGAAATCTCCCTGCGTCTCTGAGGAAGCCAATTAGCCTGTGCCGGTCTTCTATACTCTGGTTAGACTATTAGTTTGTACCGACTCCTCAAGATCGGGATGCTCACGGCCAGACAACCCGCTAGACCTGAAGTGATTGAAACAGCTCGGATCAATTGATTCATTGCGGTCATGCCTTCTAATGAGTAAGTATATGGTCTATTAAAGCGCAATGGATGTTATCCTTCTTTTTCGAGTATACACAGTAGACCCTGCGCGAAGATCAAGTGATCAATCCAGTGGCAGCACAGATACTAAATATTTATAGGGATTTAGTTCTTAGTCAAATTCCTCCCATGTCGACGGAAGCACGAACAGTATTCGACACTCGAAACATGTTTTTCTAATCCTGTCCTCATGATCATCAAAAACTGGATGTAATCTTATCATTTTCAGTAGAATTTGCAAGTATACTGGACGCTTGAGGATATTTGGGCATCATTGCCCGCAAGGGGTATAGAGTATGGGAAGTTTCGAATAGGCTGCTACCTGAAGTGGGATAGCATATTAGTATGAAATAGGCTGATTTCGTTCGATGGGCACAATCTAATAAGTAAAACCCCCGAGGACACGTTTCAGCCTTTTGTCAATGATTTGATAGAAAGTACGACAGCTTCTGCCCTTGTTCTGGTCAATCATTAACAGCCTGTTATAACCCTTGACGAGTCAAACCATAATTATTgatatttctttttccagGGACACTCTTAGTGGAGATCTCGTCCGCACCGGTCGAGAACGTTTTTGCCTTTCAGAATAAGTAGATTTATTATTACTTTTATACACGACCATGCAACCCG
It contains:
- a CDS encoding lysozyme (transcript_id=CADANIAT00006497), producing the protein MKGISLLALPGLAYAAVQGFDISNWQPTVDYKGAYASGARFVMIKATEGTSFIDPLFNTHYPGATSAGLIRGGYHFAHPDSSSGSAQAKYFLAHGGGWSGDGITLPGMLDLEAGCYGLSATAMVSWISDFGETYKSATGRYPMIYTTTSWWQECTGNNDGFGEYPLVLARWASTPGTLPASWDYYSFWQNSDSYAYGGDSQLWNGSEERLRIFASG
- a CDS encoding uncharacterized protein (transcript_id=CADANIAT00006498); this translates as MNKLHDTNFLAYHTPRSWTEGASEKAQIPDILHVLTRERSITGTRGELTIFFEGYSTRFTVGYTVLQIRT